In Rubripirellula amarantea, a single genomic region encodes these proteins:
- a CDS encoding sulfatase family protein, with product MTTNKFGLPSRVVCIAVWLLVTDRLLTGALMADDSVARDDARQDSSPPNVVLIISDDQAWNDYGFMGHSEIETPNLDRLAREGARFDRGYVPTALCRPSLATLLTGHYASSHGITGNDPSPKYAAVGSDLYKVRCEELISNIDRFKTLPARLKEVGYLSHQSGKLWEGSFQRSGFTHGMTRGFPQQGGRHGDDGLTIGRKGIEPIRDFLDEAQEQSKPFFLWYAPFLPHEPHNPPPRLLKKYTAKTDSLPLAKYHAMCEWFDETCGELIGEIEQRKLSENTLIVYVTDNGWIQNVDRRGFAPRSKQSPNEGGIRTPILYHWPNKIAPQQRQELATSLDIPATILAVAGAEVPAEFPGLNLLPHLLDQSEIQRDQIYGEGFAHDIADLNDPSASLLYLWTIKGRWKLLMGQDGEVNRYASAHADRSSSPQLFDLQSDPSEMENVAEDHPKLVAEMTKDIADYWKP from the coding sequence ATGACGACGAATAAGTTTGGACTGCCTTCACGCGTAGTCTGCATTGCCGTTTGGCTGCTAGTGACGGATCGATTGCTGACTGGTGCATTGATGGCTGATGATTCAGTTGCCAGGGACGATGCCCGTCAAGATTCCTCGCCGCCCAATGTTGTCCTGATCATTTCGGACGATCAAGCCTGGAATGATTACGGCTTCATGGGGCATTCTGAAATTGAAACGCCGAATCTAGATCGCTTGGCTCGTGAGGGGGCGAGATTTGATCGTGGCTATGTTCCCACCGCCTTGTGCCGGCCATCCCTGGCGACCTTGTTGACGGGACATTACGCATCGTCACACGGCATTACCGGGAATGACCCTTCACCGAAGTACGCAGCGGTCGGTAGCGACTTGTATAAGGTTAGGTGCGAAGAACTGATTTCAAACATTGATCGGTTTAAGACCCTTCCCGCTCGCTTGAAGGAAGTGGGATACCTTTCGCACCAAAGCGGCAAGCTATGGGAAGGCAGCTTCCAACGTAGTGGATTCACGCATGGAATGACGCGAGGGTTTCCGCAACAGGGCGGTCGACACGGTGACGATGGATTAACGATTGGGCGAAAAGGAATCGAGCCAATCAGGGATTTTCTGGACGAAGCTCAGGAACAATCGAAGCCGTTTTTTCTTTGGTACGCTCCGTTCCTACCCCACGAGCCTCACAATCCTCCGCCGCGATTACTCAAGAAGTACACCGCTAAGACTGACTCATTGCCGCTTGCGAAGTACCACGCGATGTGTGAATGGTTTGACGAAACTTGCGGAGAGTTGATTGGCGAGATCGAGCAACGCAAGCTCAGTGAGAATACTTTGATCGTCTACGTTACCGACAACGGCTGGATTCAAAACGTCGACCGACGCGGGTTTGCACCTCGATCCAAACAGTCTCCCAATGAAGGAGGAATTCGCACACCGATTCTCTATCATTGGCCTAATAAGATTGCACCACAGCAGCGCCAAGAACTTGCGACAAGCTTGGACATCCCCGCCACCATTTTGGCTGTGGCTGGGGCAGAGGTTCCTGCAGAATTCCCAGGGCTCAACCTCTTGCCTCATTTGCTAGATCAATCTGAAATTCAACGTGATCAAATTTACGGAGAGGGCTTCGCGCATGATATCGCCGACCTAAACGATCCATCGGCTTCGCTGTTGTACCTTTGGACGATCAAAGGACGGTGGAAGCTATTGATGGGCCAGGATGGCGAAGTGAATCGGTATGCGTCCGCTCACGCAGATCGTTCGTCTTCCCCCCAACTATTCGATTTGCAAAGTGATCCAAGCGAAATGGAAAATGTCGCTGAAGATCATCCAAAGTTGGTTGCTGAGATGACGAAAGATATTGCGGACTATTGGAAACCGTAA